One Paraburkholderia phytofirmans OLGA172 genomic window carries:
- a CDS encoding FUSC family protein gives MASADSPRVIAPRSAISRMVRTITSPYYRYRHAKMLHSLRVGVAMLVSILATTGINIPHGIWSSVTLLVVIGGLQHHGNIRKKAADRAAGTLLGAAIGLALILLQNLTGSLPLTYVLMSIVAAVCAWFAIGSSGYIGLLTAITMCIVAGHGDNLIDVGLWRTLNVLIGIVIALAFSFALPLHATYSWRYGIADNLRACAQIYTRLLVGETTSEEDQVKRFLAINKRLVQLRSLMPSVAKEIDVPQARLEEIQRLHRSVLSSLELLATGPLMRADAAARAAYAQGCGIEVHAVRGILLAMARGLRFGRAPHFGIPAALPLAQAHRDAALELPPDLQGPYWLGQRLAEQVERLRTLLLETEPNWNIERHSRTLLKA, from the coding sequence ATGGCTTCTGCCGATTCCCCCCGCGTAATCGCCCCCCGCTCAGCCATTAGCCGCATGGTGCGCACGATCACGTCGCCGTACTACCGCTATCGCCACGCGAAGATGCTGCATAGCCTGCGCGTCGGCGTCGCCATGCTGGTATCGATTCTCGCGACCACCGGTATCAACATTCCTCACGGCATCTGGTCGTCGGTGACCCTGCTGGTGGTGATCGGCGGCTTGCAGCATCACGGCAATATCCGCAAGAAGGCTGCCGACCGGGCGGCCGGGACACTGCTCGGCGCGGCGATCGGTCTTGCGCTGATCCTGTTGCAGAACCTGACCGGCTCGCTGCCGCTCACCTATGTGCTGATGTCGATCGTCGCGGCGGTCTGCGCATGGTTCGCGATCGGTTCGTCGGGGTATATCGGTCTCTTGACGGCGATCACGATGTGCATCGTCGCGGGTCATGGTGACAATCTGATCGACGTCGGCCTCTGGCGTACGCTGAACGTGCTGATCGGCATCGTGATCGCGCTGGCGTTTTCGTTTGCGTTGCCGCTGCATGCGACCTATTCGTGGCGCTACGGGATCGCCGACAACTTGCGGGCCTGTGCGCAGATTTACACGCGTTTGCTGGTAGGCGAGACGACTAGCGAGGAGGATCAGGTCAAACGCTTCCTCGCGATCAACAAGCGGCTGGTTCAGTTGCGCTCGCTGATGCCTTCGGTGGCGAAGGAGATCGATGTGCCGCAGGCCAGGCTCGAAGAGATTCAGCGGCTGCATCGCTCGGTGCTCAGTTCGCTGGAATTGCTGGCGACCGGCCCGCTGATGCGCGCCGATGCCGCGGCGCGCGCTGCGTATGCGCAGGGGTGTGGCATCGAGGTGCACGCCGTGCGCGGTATTCTGCTGGCGATGGCGCGCGGCCTGCGTTTTGGCCGCGCGCCACACTTCGGCATTCCGGCCGCGTTGCCGCTTGCACAGGCGCATCGCGACGCGGCGCTTGAATTGCCGCCCGACTTGCAAGGGCCGTATTGGCTCGGGCAGCGGCTTGCTGAACAGGTAGAGCGGTTGCGCACTTTGCTGCTGGAGACCGAGCCGAACTGGAACATCGAGCGGCATTCGCGGACTTTGCTGAAGGCTTAG
- a CDS encoding chorismate--pyruvate lyase family protein, which yields MPIRFDAADAHWRVAPLPCFSAAQKDWLTRGGSLTAHLRALGEVAVRVTREAVALPWADEHAALGLVPRAPVWVREVVLSVDGVPFVAAHSIAPLAASVGVWQAIRRLRTRPLAELLYSDSSVARSSLVSRRLTARHPLYPLAAREIGETPPHALVARRSVFERHGAPLMVTECMLPALWAQLAHLANLVNAASTTSAHPAPAHAPQRTHMREHGRPLEHTASRAHGASRAEQEHLSEPGARESGHTPASDNQAKR from the coding sequence ATGCCTATCCGTTTCGATGCCGCCGACGCCCACTGGCGTGTCGCGCCCTTACCCTGCTTTAGCGCCGCCCAGAAAGACTGGTTGACCCGCGGTGGATCGCTGACCGCGCATTTGCGCGCGCTCGGCGAAGTCGCGGTGCGCGTGACGCGCGAAGCCGTCGCGCTGCCATGGGCCGACGAGCACGCTGCGCTCGGGCTCGTGCCGCGCGCGCCGGTGTGGGTTCGGGAAGTGGTGTTGTCGGTGGACGGCGTGCCGTTTGTCGCGGCGCATAGTATTGCGCCGCTCGCGGCGAGCGTCGGCGTATGGCAGGCCATACGCCGACTGCGCACACGGCCGCTCGCCGAGTTGCTCTACAGCGATAGCAGCGTCGCGCGTTCGTCGCTGGTAAGCCGGCGACTGACGGCACGTCATCCCCTGTACCCGTTAGCCGCGCGTGAGATCGGTGAAACGCCGCCGCACGCGCTGGTCGCGCGCCGCTCGGTGTTCGAGCGCCACGGCGCGCCGCTGATGGTGACCGAATGCATGTTGCCGGCGCTGTGGGCGCAGCTTGCGCACCTGGCGAATCTAGTCAATGCGGCGAGCACAACGTCTGCGCACCCGGCGCCCGCGCACGCGCCGCAGCGTACTCATATGCGCGAGCACGGCCGGCCGCTCGAGCATACGGCGTCGCGCGCCCACGGCGCGTCGCGTGCGGAGCAAGAACACCTTTCCGAACCGGGTGCGCGAGAATCCGGGCACACACCGGCATCAGACAATCAGGCGAAGCGCTGA
- a CDS encoding OmpA family protein — MRTFLGVTACAMSVLLMAGCAAPLSRDKETSLNKAVGIEVTPVANGVSVKLPEAALFEFGKSEVRGDAAAVINRSAVLLKRSKKPVLVEGYTDNVGTLDYNQQLSEARATAVGYALVARGVALDRIRTKGYAYNNPVAGNDTAEGRALNRRTEIVVRGETMDTLMGQK; from the coding sequence ATGAGAACATTTCTGGGCGTCACCGCGTGCGCAATGTCTGTCCTGCTGATGGCGGGGTGCGCGGCGCCGCTGAGCCGCGATAAAGAAACATCGTTGAACAAGGCCGTCGGCATCGAAGTGACGCCGGTTGCCAACGGTGTCTCGGTCAAGCTGCCCGAAGCCGCGCTGTTCGAGTTCGGCAAATCCGAAGTGCGCGGCGATGCGGCGGCAGTCATCAATCGTTCAGCCGTTCTGCTCAAGCGCAGCAAGAAGCCGGTGTTGGTCGAGGGCTACACCGACAATGTCGGCACGCTCGACTATAACCAGCAGCTTTCCGAAGCGCGCGCCACGGCGGTAGGTTATGCGCTCGTGGCGCGCGGCGTGGCGCTGGACCGGATCCGGACGAAGGGCTACGCGTACAACAACCCCGTCGCCGGCAACGACACAGCAGAAGGGCGCGCGCTAAACCGACGCACCGAGATCGTGGTGCGCGGCGAAACGATGGATACGCTGATGGGACAGAAGTAG
- a CDS encoding VOC family protein produces the protein MYVQPYVFFNGRCEEALKYYGEKLGAEVTFQMRYKDAPPDAQAQLRPGTEDKIMHAAIKLGSTVWMASDGHCDPDAAPMNGFSLSLTADDAASAEKYFNALADGGQVMMPFQATFWSKGFGMVVDRFGLGWMVTVPEE, from the coding sequence ATGTACGTTCAGCCTTATGTATTTTTCAACGGCCGCTGTGAAGAAGCGCTCAAGTATTACGGCGAGAAGCTCGGCGCCGAAGTCACGTTCCAGATGCGCTACAAGGACGCGCCGCCCGACGCGCAAGCCCAGCTGCGCCCCGGCACGGAAGACAAGATCATGCACGCGGCTATCAAGCTCGGCTCGACGGTGTGGATGGCGTCCGACGGCCACTGCGACCCCGACGCCGCCCCGATGAACGGTTTCAGCCTGTCGCTCACGGCCGACGACGCCGCATCGGCCGAAAAGTATTTCAATGCGCTCGCCGATGGCGGACAGGTCATGATGCCGTTCCAGGCCACCTTCTGGAGTAAAGGCTTCGGCATGGTGGTGGACCGCTTCGGTCTCGGCTGGATGGTGACGGTGCCGGAAGAGTAA
- a CDS encoding tetratricopeptide repeat protein yields MSDSILVKSADPVYLLWSILCEQGFDAAERRALELIAEGVTPQLRADLCASAGRFEAAYHSASQAQAAESGTRHARVALFADALGRADAAQRNSELAVNMQPSAATVEWIVWLIDHCSAPSAAAHMLRAYEQHTPQDARAPWWLAIALAALPDAGARAERRAALLRAYALDPAIHPALPLQLVLAFREIRDWLTVERVCREVLARHPADAEIAWQLSHVQWQCNDPAAAEATMRAVDAAAPGNAHVLAAIGMYLAEQARFADSEAALHAALALDPSVPQAAVDLADLKLRRGDWPNAWPHFAARLTRDDREPNNVVTVMERLCPRWQGEPLAGKTLIVHSEQGNGDDIQMVRFVPELAAHVRDEGGRLVLAVRRALQPLLVRFYADCVSIEDGPLGKPNFGLPMMSVPSMLGLQPEQVRGAAYLSADASRAAAWRERICAYSGEPARLHVGLVWSGSPTHRRDAKRSIPLAALAPVLALPTVVFHPLTPGRHADVTALSAQGYCVCDLTAHYQAGFDDVAAHVAALDAVVTIDSAPLHLGGALGRPVLAMLDHVSHWCWGNEEAQPWYDTVELFRQPQPGVWEPVVERVAARLRAMPDAR; encoded by the coding sequence ATGTCCGATTCCATCCTGGTGAAATCCGCCGATCCCGTGTATCTGCTGTGGTCGATCTTGTGCGAGCAAGGTTTCGACGCCGCCGAGCGACGAGCCCTCGAACTCATTGCAGAGGGTGTCACGCCGCAATTGCGCGCCGACCTGTGCGCGAGCGCAGGGCGTTTTGAAGCGGCATACCACAGTGCCTCGCAAGCGCAGGCGGCAGAAAGCGGTACGCGTCATGCCCGCGTGGCGCTGTTCGCCGACGCACTGGGCCGTGCCGACGCTGCGCAGCGCAACAGCGAATTGGCGGTAAACATGCAGCCGTCGGCTGCGACGGTCGAATGGATCGTCTGGCTGATCGACCACTGCAGCGCGCCTTCGGCGGCGGCGCACATGTTGCGCGCGTATGAGCAGCACACGCCGCAAGACGCCCGGGCGCCTTGGTGGTTGGCGATTGCGCTTGCGGCGTTGCCGGATGCGGGCGCGCGAGCCGAGCGTCGCGCGGCGCTGTTGCGGGCCTATGCGCTCGACCCGGCAATCCACCCCGCGTTGCCGCTGCAGCTCGTGCTGGCTTTCCGGGAGATCCGCGATTGGCTCACCGTTGAACGCGTGTGTCGCGAGGTGCTGGCGCGCCATCCCGCCGATGCCGAAATCGCCTGGCAACTAAGCCATGTGCAATGGCAGTGCAACGACCCAGCTGCGGCAGAGGCGACCATGCGCGCTGTCGACGCCGCCGCACCCGGCAATGCCCACGTGCTGGCCGCGATCGGTATGTATCTTGCCGAGCAGGCGCGGTTTGCGGATAGCGAAGCGGCGCTGCATGCGGCCCTCGCGCTCGACCCGTCCGTGCCGCAGGCGGCCGTCGATCTGGCCGATCTGAAGTTGCGGCGCGGTGACTGGCCGAACGCATGGCCGCACTTCGCGGCGCGTCTGACGCGCGACGACCGCGAGCCGAACAACGTCGTGACGGTGATGGAGCGGCTGTGTCCGCGCTGGCAGGGCGAACCGCTGGCCGGCAAGACCCTGATCGTGCACAGCGAACAGGGCAACGGCGACGATATCCAGATGGTGCGCTTTGTGCCCGAGTTGGCAGCGCACGTACGTGACGAGGGTGGCCGGCTGGTGCTCGCGGTACGCCGGGCGCTACAGCCGCTGCTCGTGCGCTTTTACGCGGATTGCGTGTCCATCGAGGACGGGCCCCTCGGCAAGCCGAACTTTGGACTGCCAATGATGAGCGTGCCGTCGATGCTTGGTTTGCAGCCTGAGCAGGTGCGCGGCGCCGCCTATCTGTCTGCCGATGCAAGCCGCGCGGCCGCATGGCGCGAGCGGATCTGTGCATACAGTGGGGAGCCGGCGCGATTGCATGTCGGCCTCGTTTGGTCGGGCAGCCCGACGCATCGTCGCGACGCGAAACGGTCGATTCCGCTTGCAGCGCTGGCTCCGGTGCTCGCGTTACCCACGGTGGTGTTCCATCCGCTGACGCCGGGCCGTCACGCCGACGTGACGGCTTTGAGCGCGCAGGGATATTGCGTTTGCGATCTGACTGCGCACTACCAGGCCGGTTTCGATGACGTGGCCGCGCACGTGGCCGCGCTCGACGCAGTGGTGACCATCGATAGCGCGCCTTTGCATCTGGGCGGCGCATTGGGGCGTCCCGTGCTGGCCATGCTCGATCACGTCTCACACTGGTGTTGGGGCAATGAGGAAGCGCAGCCTTGGTACGACACGGTCGAACTGTTCAGGCAGCCGCAGCCGGGGGTGTGGGAGCCGGTGGTCGAACGCGTGGCGGCCAGATTGCGGGCGATGCCAGACGCGCGATAG
- the tal gene encoding transaldolase, protein MTTALDQLKQYTTVVADTGDFQQLAQYKPQDATTNPSLILKAVQKDDYKPLLEKTVKAHASKPVGAIIDHLLIAFGSEILKIIPGRVSTEVDARLSFDTEASIAKGRELIALYKDHGIGRERVLIKLASTWEGVRAAEVLQKEGIHCNMTLLFSLAQAAACAEAGAQLISPFVGRIYDWYKKNAGSAWDEAKDGGANDPGVKSVRRIYAYYKKFGYKTEVMGASFRTTGQILELAGCDLLTISPDLLQKLQESTDKVERKLSPDLASGTDIERVPVDESSFRFLVNDEAMATEKLAEGIRAFAADAVKLEKLIEALR, encoded by the coding sequence ATGACAACCGCACTCGATCAACTCAAGCAGTACACCACCGTCGTGGCCGATACCGGCGACTTCCAGCAGCTTGCCCAGTACAAGCCGCAGGACGCGACCACCAATCCCTCGCTGATTCTGAAGGCCGTCCAGAAAGACGACTACAAGCCGCTGCTCGAAAAGACCGTGAAAGCCCACGCGTCGAAGCCGGTCGGCGCGATCATCGACCACTTGCTGATCGCCTTCGGCAGCGAAATTCTCAAGATCATCCCGGGCCGTGTGTCGACCGAAGTGGATGCGCGCCTGTCGTTCGACACCGAAGCGTCGATCGCCAAGGGCCGCGAACTGATTGCCCTGTACAAAGACCACGGCATCGGCCGCGAACGCGTGCTGATCAAACTGGCCTCCACGTGGGAAGGCGTCCGCGCGGCCGAAGTGCTGCAAAAGGAAGGCATCCACTGCAACATGACGCTGCTGTTCTCGCTCGCGCAGGCCGCCGCCTGTGCCGAAGCGGGTGCGCAACTGATCTCGCCGTTCGTCGGCCGCATCTACGACTGGTACAAGAAGAACGCCGGCAGCGCGTGGGATGAAGCGAAAGACGGCGGCGCCAACGATCCGGGCGTCAAATCGGTGCGCCGCATTTACGCGTACTACAAGAAGTTCGGCTACAAGACCGAGGTGATGGGCGCGAGCTTCCGCACCACGGGCCAGATTCTGGAACTGGCCGGCTGCGATCTGCTGACCATCAGCCCGGATCTGCTGCAAAAGCTGCAGGAGAGCACCGACAAGGTCGAGCGCAAGCTGTCTCCTGACCTCGCCTCGGGTACGGACATCGAACGCGTGCCGGTCGACGAATCGTCGTTCCGTTTCCTCGTCAACGACGAAGCCATGGCAACCGAAAAGCTCGCTGAAGGCATCCGCGCGTTCGCGGCGGACGCCGTCAAGCTGGAAAAGCTGATCGAGGCGCTGCGTTAA
- a CDS encoding vWA domain-containing protein, producing MLIDFFYSLRAAKLPVSVKEYLTLLEALKANVIAPSLDEFYYLARITLVKDEQYFDKFDQAFGAYFNGVAKASELAFDVPLDWLKNKLQRDLSPEEKAQIEAMGGLDKLMERLKELFDEQKERHEGGNKWIGTGGTSPFGNGGYNPEGVRIGGDAAGNRTAVKVWEARAYRDYDDQVEIGTRNIKIALRRLRRFAREGAAEELDLPDTIRSTAANAGWLDLKMVPERHNKVKVLMLLDVGGSMDDHIKRTEELFSATKAEFKHLEFYYFHNCVYDFLWKNNRRRHAERMPTWDLLHKFTPDYKLIFVGDATMSPYEVLQPGGSVEYNNAEAGAVWLRRLADHFPHYAWLNPEPEGLWAYRQSVSAIREVLGHRMYPLTLAGLETAMRMLSK from the coding sequence ATGCTGATCGACTTCTTCTACTCGCTGCGCGCCGCCAAACTGCCGGTGTCGGTGAAGGAATACCTGACGCTGCTCGAAGCGCTGAAAGCCAATGTGATCGCGCCGTCGCTCGACGAGTTCTACTATCTCGCGCGCATCACGCTGGTCAAGGACGAGCAGTATTTCGACAAGTTCGACCAGGCGTTCGGCGCGTATTTCAACGGCGTCGCGAAGGCCTCGGAGCTCGCCTTCGACGTCCCGCTCGACTGGCTGAAGAACAAGCTGCAACGCGATCTGTCGCCCGAAGAGAAAGCGCAGATCGAAGCGATGGGCGGCCTCGACAAGCTGATGGAGCGCCTGAAGGAACTGTTCGACGAACAGAAAGAGCGCCACGAAGGCGGCAACAAATGGATCGGCACGGGCGGCACCTCGCCGTTCGGCAACGGCGGCTATAACCCTGAGGGCGTGCGCATTGGTGGCGACGCGGCGGGCAATCGCACGGCGGTGAAGGTGTGGGAAGCGCGCGCCTACCGCGATTACGACGACCAGGTCGAAATCGGCACGCGCAACATCAAGATCGCACTGCGCCGCCTGCGCCGTTTTGCCCGCGAAGGCGCCGCCGAAGAGCTCGATCTGCCCGACACGATCCGCAGCACCGCGGCAAACGCCGGCTGGCTCGACCTGAAGATGGTGCCGGAGCGGCACAACAAGGTGAAAGTGCTGATGCTGCTCGACGTGGGCGGCTCGATGGACGATCACATCAAACGCACCGAAGAGCTCTTTTCCGCCACCAAGGCCGAATTCAAGCATCTTGAGTTCTATTACTTCCACAACTGTGTATACGACTTCCTGTGGAAGAACAATCGCCGCCGTCACGCCGAGCGCATGCCGACGTGGGACCTGCTGCACAAGTTCACGCCCGACTACAAGCTGATCTTCGTCGGCGATGCGACCATGAGCCCGTACGAAGTGCTGCAGCCGGGCGGCTCGGTCGAATACAACAACGCTGAAGCCGGCGCCGTTTGGCTGCGCCGCCTAGCCGATCATTTCCCGCATTACGCGTGGCTCAATCCGGAACCGGAAGGTTTGTGGGCGTACCGGCAGTCGGTCAGCGCGATCCGGGAAGTGCTCGGCCACCGCATGTATCCGCTCACCCTCGCCGGACTCGAAACGGCGATGCGCATGTTGAGCAAATAA
- a CDS encoding DUF3311 domain-containing protein: MAHDADANKASKRWLWLLLLPWIAMIWVPSYNKVEPQLFDFPFFYWYQLLWVLISAIITALVYFKTKTRSSGNPGSSQGGAR; encoded by the coding sequence ATGGCTCACGACGCCGACGCGAACAAGGCCAGCAAACGTTGGTTGTGGTTGCTGCTGTTGCCCTGGATCGCAATGATCTGGGTGCCGTCATATAACAAAGTCGAACCGCAGCTGTTCGATTTTCCGTTCTTCTACTGGTATCAGCTCCTCTGGGTGCTGATCAGCGCGATCATCACGGCGCTCGTGTACTTCAAGACCAAGACCCGCTCATCGGGCAACCCGGGCAGCTCGCAAGGGGGCGCACGATAA
- a CDS encoding DNA-deoxyinosine glycosylase → MLRGFPPVVAADTHTLILGSFPGEASLAVTQYYAHPRNQFWRLLGTVLDEPLPELAYEERLRRLLSHGIGVWDVLAACEREGSLDAAIRNASPNDFASLRAHAPELAKVCFNGKTAGRFAPVIGEAGYATLVLPSSSPANAMLSFDQKLRLWRDILT, encoded by the coding sequence ATGCTGCGTGGCTTTCCCCCCGTTGTCGCGGCGGATACGCATACGCTGATTCTCGGCAGTTTTCCCGGCGAGGCGTCGCTTGCGGTGACGCAGTATTACGCGCATCCGCGCAATCAGTTCTGGCGTTTGCTCGGCACCGTGCTCGACGAACCGCTTCCCGAACTCGCCTATGAAGAACGGCTAAGGCGTTTGCTATCGCACGGCATCGGCGTGTGGGACGTGCTCGCCGCCTGCGAGCGCGAAGGCAGTCTTGACGCCGCGATCCGCAACGCCAGCCCCAACGATTTCGCTTCGCTGCGTGCCCATGCGCCGGAGCTTGCCAAAGTCTGCTTCAACGGCAAGACGGCGGGCCGCTTTGCGCCGGTGATCGGCGAAGCCGGCTACGCCACCCTCGTATTGCCTTCGTCGAGTCCGGCGAATGCTATGCTCTCGTTCGACCAAAAATTGCGTCTCTGGCGCGACATCCTTACATGA
- the mctP gene encoding monocarboxylate uptake permease MctP — MNATATFVFVLFFIGVTILGFIAAHWRKGDLAHLEEWGLGGRRFGTIVTWFLLGGDLYTAYTFIAVPALVFGAGATGFFALPYTILIYPFAFVVFPKLWSIAKRQGYVTSADFVSARYGSRMLALAIAVTGIVATMPYIALQLVGIEVVIGALGFDTKGFVGDLPLIIAFAILAAYTYTSGLRAPAMIAVVKDVLIYVVIFAAVIVIPPQLGGFGHIFSVVPPAKLLLKAPDVSSLNGYSAYATLAVGSALALFLYPHSITAVLSSKSGNTIRRNMAMLPAYSLVLGLLALLGFMALASGVKDMPEFAPYFKAFGPNFAVPALFLHFFPSWFVGVAFAAIGIGALVPAAIMSIAAANLYTRNIHKEFVNRNMSHEQETNVAKLVSLIVKVGAVAFILGLPLTYAIQLQLLGGIWIIQTLPAIVLGLYTRVLDYRGLLIGWAVGIATGTWMAISLKLAGSIFTIHLFGMAIPGYAAVWSLIVNLVVAVVVSLLVRVFGMQRAEDRTRPEDYLDVVEG, encoded by the coding sequence ATGAACGCCACCGCAACTTTCGTCTTCGTCCTGTTTTTTATCGGCGTCACCATTCTCGGTTTTATCGCGGCCCACTGGCGCAAGGGCGACCTCGCCCATCTGGAAGAGTGGGGCCTCGGCGGCCGGCGCTTCGGCACCATCGTCACATGGTTTCTGCTGGGCGGCGACCTGTACACCGCCTACACCTTCATCGCCGTGCCGGCGCTGGTGTTCGGTGCGGGCGCAACCGGTTTCTTCGCGCTGCCGTACACGATCCTGATCTATCCGTTCGCGTTCGTCGTGTTCCCGAAACTGTGGAGCATCGCCAAACGTCAAGGCTACGTGACATCGGCCGACTTCGTCTCGGCTCGCTATGGCAGCCGCATGCTGGCGCTGGCGATCGCCGTGACCGGGATTGTCGCGACCATGCCGTACATCGCGCTGCAACTGGTCGGTATCGAAGTGGTGATCGGCGCGTTGGGTTTCGACACCAAGGGCTTCGTCGGCGATCTGCCACTGATCATCGCGTTCGCGATCCTGGCGGCGTACACGTACACGTCGGGCCTGCGCGCGCCGGCCATGATCGCGGTCGTCAAGGACGTGCTGATCTATGTCGTGATCTTTGCCGCGGTCATCGTGATTCCGCCGCAACTGGGCGGCTTTGGCCATATCTTCAGCGTGGTGCCGCCGGCCAAGCTCCTGCTGAAGGCACCGGACGTGTCGAGCCTGAACGGCTACAGCGCGTACGCGACGCTTGCGGTGGGCTCGGCGCTCGCGCTGTTCCTGTATCCGCACTCGATCACCGCGGTGCTGTCGTCGAAGTCGGGTAACACGATCCGCCGCAACATGGCGATGCTGCCGGCTTACTCGCTGGTGCTCGGTCTGCTCGCGCTGCTGGGCTTCATGGCTTTGGCTTCGGGCGTGAAGGACATGCCGGAATTCGCGCCGTATTTCAAGGCGTTCGGCCCGAACTTCGCGGTGCCGGCGCTGTTCCTGCACTTCTTCCCGTCGTGGTTCGTCGGCGTGGCGTTCGCGGCGATCGGTATCGGCGCGCTGGTGCCGGCGGCGATCATGTCGATTGCGGCAGCGAACCTGTACACGCGCAACATCCACAAGGAGTTCGTGAACCGCAACATGTCGCATGAGCAGGAGACCAACGTCGCGAAGCTGGTGTCGCTGATCGTCAAGGTCGGCGCGGTCGCGTTCATTCTCGGTTTGCCGCTTACGTACGCGATTCAGCTGCAACTGCTGGGCGGCATCTGGATCATCCAGACGCTGCCGGCCATCGTGCTGGGTCTCTACACGCGCGTGCTCGACTACCGTGGCCTCCTGATCGGCTGGGCGGTCGGCATCGCAACCGGCACGTGGATGGCGATTTCGCTGAAGCTGGCGGGCTCGATCTTCACGATCCACCTGTTCGGCATGGCGATTCCGGGCTACGCGGCGGTGTGGTCGCTGATCGTCAACCTGGTGGTGGCGGTGGTGGTGAGCCTGCTAGTGCGCGTGTTCGGCATGCAGCGCGCCGAGGACCGTACCCGTCCGGAAGATTATCTGGACGTGGTCGAAGGCTAA
- a CDS encoding benzoate/H(+) symporter BenE family transporter, whose protein sequence is MNPSSSPDLSPADVRPGPLRPFADTSLSALVAGFVAMMTGYTSSLVLMFQAGQAAHLTDAQISSWIWALSIGMALCTIGLSLRFRAPIVIAWSTPGAALLVSSLPHVTYPEAIGAFIVCAALLTVVGLTGWFDTLMKKIPAGIASALLAGILFEIGIEIFRAAQFQTALVLTMFFTYLIVKRLAPRYAIVTTLIVGTAAAGALGLLDFSRFHVALAHPVFTMPAFSAAASISIGIPLFVVAMASQNVPGIAVLRADGYTTPSAPLISTTGIASLLLAPFGSHGINLAAITAAICTGPEAHENRDKRYTAAVWCGIFYLIAGIFGATIAALFAALPKALVVSVAALALFGSIMSGLANAMQDTKQREAALVTFMVTASGLTLLSIGSAFWGLVAGVLTQLVLNARRA, encoded by the coding sequence ATGAATCCGTCTTCATCGCCCGATTTGTCCCCTGCCGACGTACGCCCCGGGCCACTCAGACCGTTTGCCGATACGTCGTTGTCCGCCCTCGTCGCCGGCTTCGTCGCGATGATGACGGGCTATACCAGTTCGCTCGTGCTGATGTTCCAGGCAGGCCAGGCCGCGCATCTCACCGATGCGCAGATTTCGTCGTGGATCTGGGCGCTGTCGATCGGCATGGCCCTCTGCACGATCGGCCTCTCGCTTCGCTTTCGCGCGCCGATCGTGATTGCATGGTCGACGCCCGGCGCGGCGCTGCTGGTGTCGTCGCTGCCGCATGTGACCTACCCTGAGGCGATCGGCGCGTTCATCGTCTGCGCGGCGCTGCTGACGGTGGTCGGCCTGACCGGCTGGTTCGACACGCTGATGAAGAAAATCCCGGCAGGCATCGCCTCCGCGTTGCTGGCGGGCATTCTGTTCGAGATCGGCATCGAGATTTTCCGCGCGGCGCAGTTCCAGACCGCGCTCGTGCTGACGATGTTCTTCACCTATCTGATCGTCAAACGCCTCGCCCCCCGCTACGCGATCGTGACGACGCTGATCGTCGGCACGGCCGCCGCCGGTGCGCTAGGGCTGCTCGATTTCAGCCGCTTTCACGTTGCGCTCGCCCACCCGGTGTTCACGATGCCGGCGTTTTCGGCCGCGGCGAGCATCAGCATCGGCATTCCGCTATTCGTGGTCGCGATGGCGTCGCAGAACGTGCCGGGGATCGCCGTGCTGCGCGCGGACGGCTACACCACGCCTTCCGCTCCGCTGATTTCGACAACCGGCATCGCCTCGCTACTGCTCGCGCCATTCGGCTCGCACGGCATTAATCTTGCGGCCATTACGGCGGCGATCTGTACCGGCCCTGAGGCGCACGAAAACCGCGACAAGCGTTACACCGCAGCGGTCTGGTGCGGCATTTTCTACCTGATCGCCGGGATTTTCGGCGCAACCATCGCCGCGCTGTTCGCCGCCTTGCCAAAGGCGCTGGTGGTTTCCGTCGCGGCGCTGGCGCTGTTCGGCTCAATCATGAGCGGTCTCGCCAACGCGATGCAGGACACGAAGCAGCGCGAGGCGGCGCTGGTGACGTTCATGGTGACGGCCTCGGGCCTCACCCTGCTATCGATCGGCTCGGCGTTCTGGGGGCTGGTGGCGGGCGTGCTGACGCAGCTGGTGCTGAACGCCCGGCGCGCCTGA